One genomic region from Salvia hispanica cultivar TCC Black 2014 chromosome 2, UniMelb_Shisp_WGS_1.0, whole genome shotgun sequence encodes:
- the LOC125207243 gene encoding nucleolar MIF4G domain-containing protein 1 translates to MEEKSSRKERRKEARSVRNKKKFDSWIHNRQSKISKLESKSDKAGKRLKNNEIDDSSSQPEMVGISKTETRDRKTIEATGNTRPLRNSEAKKEFKRKRSSDKTSKPNFFNLLDMQTNGMMASAEEDLRLERRLAKKLKLKSGRLTNANDDLDMLLEGIPSMADSLGNVGKENKKARDNKSKTIKMDSAYEDLDDEISSGEGSEESNLVTSDDELENVMSPEDSPISSGEASEEADSLNTDQEHEDADLAPGDPKKNLQTSRLLEEHDESSSSEQEVDTRISSNTEASGPPKAVSSEVALDKLPNKGAGKYVAPHLRSRGGNESAEYAEERRRLRGLLNRLSETNVESITGEISALFQSVGRAVGTQIVTEEIVTSCSGGPRGNEQYAAVFASFVAGMASLVGIDFGAKLLSRLANRFEEEYMKEDNLSLRNLTLLLSHLFVFGVCSSELIYDFLIMLGKRLTEVDVSTILTVLQCCGMKLRGDDPVGMKNFIHSIQSRVTELKASADSGKSNISSKRMEFMIETIFDIKNNKKRSKEETVQHTHIKKWLQKLRVDDILIRGLKWSKLLDPNKKGQWWLSGDIASTVENVEEVAGTIDKEIPETKKMLQLAASMRMNTSARNAIFCVIMSGEDYIDAFEKLLGLDLPGKQDREIMRVLVECCLQEKVFNEYYCILASKLCSHDKNHKFTLQYCLWDHFKELESMTLLRSMHLAKFTARMIENFSLSLAVLKAVDLSDPANLTSKRIMHFRMLFEAIFEFSDKKVWNIFTRIAVTPEYEALRSGIELFISKYVVSSQKSLGSKFKIAKKALNNIEGLVM, encoded by the exons ATGG AGGAGAAATCCAGCCGCAAAGAGCGCAGAAAAGAAGCTCGCTCAGTCAGGAATAAGAAAAAGTTTGATTCCTGGATCCACAATCGA CAATCAAAGATTTCTAAATTGGAGTCGAAGTCTGACAAGGCAGGGAAGCGACTTAAGAATAATGAAATTGATGATAGCTCTAGCCAACCTGAGATGGTTGGAATATCCAAAACTGAAACAAGGGATCGGAAAACTATCGAGGCAACTGGAAATACTCGTCCTTTGCGAAACTCAGAAGCGAAAAAGGAGTTCAAACGGAAGAGGAGTTCAGATAAAACTTCAAAACCCAATTTCTTTAACTTGCTGGATATGCAAACGAATGGGATGATGGCATCGGCAGAGGAGGATTTGCGTTTAGAGAGGAGACTTGCGAAGAAGCTCAAGCTGAAGAGTGGGAGGTTGACTAATGCAAATGATGATCTTGATATGTTGCTTGAAGGAATACCATCTATGGCTGACAGTCTTGGGAATGTtggaaaagagaataaaaaggCTCGGGATAATAAATCGAAAACTATAAAGATGGATTCAGCTTATGAAGACttggatgatgaaatttcaTCCGGTGAAGGTAGCGAAGAATCCAATTTAGTAACTAGCGATGACGAGCTTGAGAATGTGATGTCACCTGAAGATTCCCCTATTTCATCGGGTGAGGCCAGTGAAGAGGCCGATTCCCTTAATACTGATCAGGAGCATGAGGATGCAGATCTTGCTCCAGGTGATCCAAAGAAAAACCTTCAAACTAGCAGATTATTGGAAGAACACGATGAATCCAGTTCATCTGAACAAGAAGTTGACACGAGAATAAGCTCAAATACTGAGGCATCTGGACCTCCAAAGGCTGTCTCATCTGAGGTAGCGTTGGATAAATTACCTAACAAAGGGGCAGGGAAATATGTGGCTCCCCATCTTAGATCTCGTGGTGGAAATGAATCGGCTGAATATGCTGAAGAGCGTAGAAGATTACGAG GACTTTTGAATAGGCTTTCTGAAACAAATGTTGAATCAATCACTGGGGAAATTTCTGCACTCTTTCAA TCAGTAGGTCGTGCTGTTGGAACCCAGATTGTAACTGAAGAGATTGTGACATCCTGTTCTGGAGGCCCTCGTGGAAATGAACA GTATGCTGCAGTTTTTGCATCATTTGTTGCTGGAATGGCTTCTTTGGTTGGTATAGACTTTGGTGCCAAACTTCTTTCACGTCTTGCAAATCGTTTTGAG GAAGAGTATATGAAAGAAGACAATCTCTCGTTACGGAATTTGACCCTTCTATTATctcatttgtttgtttttggaGTTTGCTCCAG TGAATTGATATATGATTTCCTGATTATGCTCGGAAAGCGGTTAACAGAGGTTGATGTTTCGACAATCCTGACAGTGTTGCAGT GTTGTGGGATGAAATTGCGAGGGGATGATCCTGTTGGCATGAAAAATTTCATTCATAGTATTCAGAGTAGGGTAACTGAGTTGAAGGCCTCTGCTGACTCTGGGAAATCAAATATAAGCAGCAAAAGA ATGGAGTTTATGATTGAAACCATATTTGACATAAAGAACAATAAGAAGAGATCTAAGGAAGAAACCGTGCAGCACACTCACATAAAGAAGTGGCTACAAAAG TTAAGGGTTGATGATATATTAATACGAGGTTTGAAATGGAGCAAGCTACTTGATCCTAACAAGAAAGGCCAGTGGTGGTTGTCTGGGGACATTGCTTCAACTGTTGAAAATGTTGAAGAGGTTGCTGgcacaattgataaagaaaTCCCTGAAACCAAAAAGATGCTACAGCTTGCGGCATCAATGAGGATGAATACAAGTGCACGAAATGCGATTTTTTGTGTAATTATGAGTGGAGAGGACTATATTGATGCGTTTGAGAAACTTCTTGGACTGGACTTGCCAGGAAAGCAG GATCGAGAGATCATGCGGGTGCTTGTGGAGTGCTGTCTACAAGAGAAAGTATTCAATGAATACTACTGTATTCTTGCATCTAAGCTATGCAGCCATGACAAAAACCACAAGTTCACTTTACAG TATTGCCTGTGGGATCACTTCAAGGAACTGGAGTCAATGACACTGCTCAGATCAATGCATTTAGCAAAATTTACTGCAAGGATGATCGAGAATTTCAGTCTTTCATTAGCAGTTTTGAAGGCGGTTGATTTGAGTGACCCTGCAAATCTGACCTCTAAAAGGATCATGCATTTCCGGATGCTATTTGAGGCCATATTCGAGTTCTCAGATAAGAAAGTTTGGAATATTTTTACACGTATCGCTGTGACCCCTGAATATGAAGCTCTTAGGAGTGGAATTGAGCTTTTCATCAGCAAATATGTCGTAAGCAGTCAAAAGTCACTGGGTAGCAAGTTCAAGATTGCAAAAAAGGCTCTGAACAATATTGAAGGTCTTGTGATGTGA
- the LOC125207494 gene encoding dehydrin HIRD11-like, with translation MAGIIHKIEEKLGMGGKKEGEKHEEVKKSEHGHGSGDHHKEKEGLVDKIKGKIHGGEGNDGKKKKKDKKEKKDKKKHGDGHDSSSSSDSD, from the coding sequence ATGGCAGGGATAATTCACAAGATCGAAGAGAAGCTGGGTATGGGAGGCAAGAAGGAAGGTGAGAAGCACGAGGAGGTGAAGAAGAGCGAACACGGCCACGGATCTGGAGATCACCACAAGGAAAAGGAAGGCCTTGTGGATAAGATCAAAGGCAAGATCCACGGCGGCGAAGGCAATGAcggcaagaagaagaagaaggataagaaggagaagaaggataaGAAGAAACACGGCGACGGCCAtgacagcagcagcagcagcgacAGCGATTGA
- the LOC125204649 gene encoding plant intracellular Ras-group-related LRR protein 6, protein MMYEHQHVGISDNKGRQMRLDDSDHDSSTKLEIVDLSGLSLDSLPNPPLNLATICKLDLSNNNLQNIPESLTARLLNVIVLDVHSNQLKCLPNSIGCLSKLKILNVSGNLLQQLPRTIDNCRSLQELNANFNKLRQLPDNIGFELVNLRKLSVNSNKLVFLPNSTSHLSNLRVLDARLNCLRSLPEDLENLVNLQILNVSQNFQYLGSLPYSIGLLMSLVELDVSYNKITALPDSIGCLKKLQKLSVEGNPLVSPPQEVMEQGLHVVKQYLCDNINGTSHKQSNKKNSWLGKLAKCGTFSGSVKIPDREAYIIPSYRPIDGLASPRYMGMFSPKRLFSPKSYFSR, encoded by the exons ATGATGTACGAGCATCAGCATGTTGGGATTAGTGATAATAAGGGGAGGCAGATGAGATTAGATGATTCCGATCATGATTCCTCCACTAAGCTCGAGATCGTGGATTTGAGTGGTTTGTCTTTGGATTCACTCCCTAATCCCCCTCTCAATTTGGCCACCATCTGCAAATTAGACCTCTCCAACAACAATCTCCAg AACATTCCAGAATCGTTGACAGCGCGGCTCCTAAACGTGATCGTGCTGGACGTGCACTCCAACCAGCTCAAGTGCCTCCCAAACTCCATCGGATGTCTCTCGAAACTCAAGATCTTGAACGTCTCCGGCAATCTTCTTCAGCAGCTTCCTAGAACCATCGACAACTGCAG ATCCCTTCAAGAGTTGAACGCCAACTTCAACAAGCTCCGGCAGCTCCCGGACAACATTGGCTTCGAGCTCGTAAACCTGAGAAAGCTATCGGTGAACTCAAACAAGCTGGTTTTCCTACCAAACTCGACCTCCCACCTGAGCAACCTCCGGGTGCTGGACGCCCGCCTCAACTGCCTCCGCTCGTTACCGGAGGACCTCGAGAACCTCGTAAACCTCCAGATTCTCAACGTGAGCCAGAACTTCCAGTACCTGGGCAGCCTCCCCTACTCGATCGGGCTCCTGATGTCGCTGGTGGAGCTGGACGTGAGCTACAACAAGATCACGGCCCTCCCGGACTCCATCGGGTGCCTGAAGAAGCTGCAGAAGCTGAGCGTGGAGGGGAACCCGCTGGTGTCGCCGCCGCAGGAGGTGATGGAGCAGGGGCTGCACGTGGTGAAGCAGTACCTCTGCGACAACATCAACGGGACGTCGCACAAGCAGTCGAACAAGAAGAATTCGTGGCTGGGGAAGCTGGCCAAGTGCGGGACCTTCAGCGGGAGCGTCAAGATTCCGGATAGGGAAGCCTACATAATTCCGAGTTATCGCCCCATCGACGGCCTAGCCTCGCCCAGATATATGGGGATGTTCTCACCAAAGCGACTCTTCTCTCCCAAGTCCTACTTCTCCAGATGA
- the LOC125203416 gene encoding putative oligosaccharyltransferase complex subunit CG9662, with protein sequence MSSAAAQLDQSGSIDPIFHALRVLPFSFLRPPRLRLKLPSFSLPSAMTVYALILLTYFMVVSGIVYDVIVEPPGIGSTQDRFTGAVRPVVFMPGRVNGQYIIEGLSSGFMFVLGGTGIVLLDLALDKNRAKSVKVSYSTAGIAFIVISYVMSMLFIRIKIPAYLR encoded by the coding sequence ATGTCCAGCGCCGCTGCGCAGCTCGATCAATCGGGCTCAATCGACCCGATTTTCCACGCCCTTCGAGTCCTACCGTTCTCCTTCCTCCGCCCGCCGCGCCTCCGCTTGAAGCTGCCGTCTTTCAGCCTCCCCTCTGCCATGACGGTCTACGCTCTCATCCTCCTCACTTACTTCATGGTCGTCTCCGGAATCGTCTACGACGTCATCGTCGAGCCTCCCGGCATCGGATCCACGCAGGACCGCTTCACCGGGGCGGTCCGCCCGGTCGTATTCATGCCGGGCCGGGTCAACGGCCAGTACATCATCGAGGGGCTCTCTTCCGGCTTCATGTTCGTGCTCGGCGGCACCGGGATCGTGTTGCTGGATCTCGCTCTCGATAAGAATCGAGCTAAGAGTGTCAAGGTATCCTATTCCACCGCGGGGATCGCATTCATCGTCATTTCTTACGTTATGAGCATGCTGTTTATTCGCATTAAGATCCCCGCCTACCTTCGCTGA